The Clostridioides sp. ES-S-0010-02 genome window below encodes:
- a CDS encoding glycosyl transferase: MSKKVLIMSASTGGGHNRAALAIKEELTSKTIDGEPVECEIIDSLKLVNNIMDKIISRGYEKSAIYTPKAYGSVYRLSETNLLSKNEFKDNLIITFMAKKFKKLIKNTKPDLIIGTHPFPMIALSTLKKNFNLHNNEINASTDHFYKHHTSTINVPPLISVLTDYTTHSTWIQNEIDYYIVGHEYVKELLVFDGVEPSKIRTFGIPVEKSFHSHRDKKIVLSELNLSPDKLTVLLMGGSFGAGNIKETLDELLDTDRDFQILVITGRNESLKEKIEKKLVSRYHDKNVCVLGYTNKMNDILASIDVLVSKPGGLTTTEALLKDVPMIVPYYIPGQEEENLDFLSNCGAALRTTKKYNLSILLKVLIDDSSRLEMLKKNIKSIRKSNSAQNIANLVLSIISD; the protein is encoded by the coding sequence ATGAGCAAGAAAGTATTAATCATGTCTGCTTCTACAGGTGGTGGACATAATAGAGCGGCTCTAGCTATTAAAGAAGAACTTACATCCAAAACAATTGATGGAGAGCCAGTTGAGTGCGAAATAATAGATAGTTTGAAATTAGTCAATAACATAATGGATAAAATAATTTCAAGAGGATATGAAAAATCCGCCATATATACACCCAAAGCATATGGAAGTGTATATAGATTATCTGAAACAAACCTTTTATCGAAAAATGAATTTAAAGATAATCTAATCATTACATTTATGGCAAAAAAATTTAAAAAACTAATTAAAAACACTAAGCCAGATTTAATTATAGGTACACATCCTTTTCCAATGATTGCTCTAAGTACATTGAAAAAAAATTTTAACTTACATAATAATGAAATAAATGCTTCTACTGATCATTTTTATAAGCATCATACAAGTACTATTAATGTTCCTCCACTTATTTCTGTACTAACTGATTATACTACTCATTCCACATGGATACAAAATGAGATTGACTACTATATTGTTGGTCATGAGTATGTAAAGGAATTATTAGTATTTGATGGAGTCGAGCCTAGCAAAATTAGAACATTTGGAATCCCTGTTGAAAAATCATTCCACTCTCATAGAGATAAAAAAATTGTTCTTTCTGAACTAAATTTATCTCCTGATAAATTAACTGTTTTACTTATGGGTGGCAGTTTTGGAGCTGGGAATATAAAAGAAACTCTTGATGAGTTATTAGATACAGATAGAGATTTTCAGATACTTGTAATAACTGGTAGAAATGAAAGTTTAAAAGAGAAAATTGAAAAAAAACTTGTATCTCGTTATCATGACAAAAATGTATGTGTACTTGGATACACTAATAAAATGAATGATATTTTAGCTTCTATCGATGTTTTAGTCAGTAAGCCTGGTGGACTTACTACAACTGAAGCACTATTAAAAGATGTACCCATGATAGTTCCATATTATATCCCTGGACAAGAAGAAGAAAATCTTGATTTCTTATCCAATTGTGGTGCAGCACTTAGAACTACAAAGAAATATAATTTATCAATATTATTAAAAGTTTTAATAGATGACTCTAGTAGGCTAGAAATGTTAAAGAAAAATATAAAATCTATAAGAAAGTCAAATTCAGCCCAAAACATAGCTAATTTAGTATTAAGTATAATTTCTGATTAA
- the recR gene encoding recombination protein RecR, giving the protein MQVYTGPITRLIEEFSKLPGVGRKTAQRLAFHIINMNTNDVEALSKAIIDAKREIKYCSICCNITDTDPCSMCSNKNRDSSTICVVEDPRDVAAMERIREFKGQYHVLNGVISPMDGIGPDMLKIKELIQRLGNQDVREIIMATNPTIEGEATAMYIARLVKPMGIKVTRIAHGLPVGGDLEYADEVTISKALEGRREI; this is encoded by the coding sequence ATGCAAGTTTATACAGGTCCGATAACGAGACTAATAGAAGAATTTTCAAAGCTTCCAGGAGTTGGAAGAAAGACTGCTCAAAGGTTGGCTTTTCATATTATTAATATGAATACTAATGATGTGGAGGCTTTATCTAAGGCAATTATAGATGCAAAAAGAGAGATAAAGTATTGTTCAATTTGTTGCAATATAACAGATACAGACCCATGTAGTATGTGCTCAAATAAGAATAGGGATTCTAGTACTATATGTGTGGTAGAAGATCCGAGAGATGTTGCAGCTATGGAGAGAATAAGAGAGTTTAAAGGGCAATATCATGTATTAAATGGGGTTATTTCTCCAATGGATGGTATTGGACCAGATATGCTAAAAATAAAAGAGCTTATACAAAGGCTTGGTAATCAAGATGTAAGAGAAATAATAATGGCTACAAATCCTACTATTGAAGGAGAAGCTACAGCTATGTATATTGCAAGATTAGTAAAGCCAATGGGAATCAAAGTTACTAGGATAGCTCATGGTCTTCCTGTTGGAGGCGATTTAGAATATGCAGATGAAGTTACAATATCGAAAGCATTGGAAGGCAGAAGAGAAATATAA
- a CDS encoding YbaB/EbfC family nucleoid-associated protein — MAKKGFGGGMMPGGGNMNNLLKQAQKMQENMQKAQQELENKEVEASVGGGAVTVKVNGKKEVLDITIKPEVVDPDDIEMLQDLVLSAVNQALRNIDDIQANQMSKVTGGMNIPGLF; from the coding sequence ATGGCTAAAAAAGGTTTTGGAGGCGGAATGATGCCTGGTGGTGGAAATATGAATAATTTATTAAAACAGGCTCAAAAGATGCAAGAAAACATGCAAAAAGCTCAACAAGAGTTAGAAAATAAAGAAGTAGAAGCTTCAGTTGGTGGAGGAGCAGTTACTGTAAAAGTTAATGGTAAAAAAGAAGTTTTAGATATAACTATTAAACCAGAAGTTGTTGATCCAGACGATATAGAAATGTTACAGGATTTAGTTTTAAGTGCAGTAAATCAAGCATTGAGAAATATTGATGATATACAAGCAAATCAAATGAGTAAGGTAACTGGAGGTATGAATATACCAGGGTTATTCTAG